The proteins below come from a single Amphiura filiformis chromosome 15, Afil_fr2py, whole genome shotgun sequence genomic window:
- the LOC140171211 gene encoding N-alpha-acetyltransferase 35, NatC auxiliary subunit-like isoform X2, with protein sequence MIECKVRQSTTMATSEPANGSLDPKPVPHNGGTLSAMPEVKYNWKDITEDFVSCTSDLKLGELLHDANFGLFEAMSAIEMMDPKMDAGMISHKTGHKVLDFEQSIAAGRVKIKDLELPELIGIIDTTLACMTTWLEGHSLAQTVFTNLYTHNPDLIEDRCLRAFTVAILKIVDIIKDKVIRAGVFEEEDFQSLTYGFKLAHNITELRVSGMLKEVEEEYNRRIKNTRSRQGEERDAAKELEHEQCIAVQSRIKFCRMFYMALLSFNKKEVKSGVEEARKLLLQASDLLPALRKSIHLGIQPVDQEPTEGQSSDHAVIMGFEPLVNQRLLPPTFPRYSKILDSNAAVEYFEGLVARLKAVCDVIALNSFHVVLDFFSDFSKQCPCVLSRSILQLIFLPYANKKVYGIEMLPDVLRDCIRMFVCPPALAAKSPLYNNSHAKEMVDSLLLHSVRPMCTLVQIQGHNHARQRDKLGQVLEELATLQEEAEKVDANLHSLLSKAEPKRSYQACFGSWVMYHTLRVMIRHVLSGFELELYATHEYHYIFWYLADFLYAWFISTVTRADSMLQEHETSYLDTPPKGRSNKKKNKRKKTRPLEKELMQAQGLQTLCSAYYKAVVGFTLDGKLKRPNCEFDNEKVRFEHRFGNFANVLTPPLVQYEQFLEVTDTRKFDQPPTALDMYYAACKLFMQASAVLEKIPNPSTELSSIVRVAKTNMVVLKLLMGGHKRDSHHPPDFEFTTNKTFPIIKLK encoded by the exons GTCACTTGATCCAAAACCAGTACCACATAATGGAGGCACACTTTCAG CTATGCCTGAGGTGAAGTATAACTGGAAGGATATCACAGAAGACTTTGTCAGCTGTACATCAGATCTTAAACTGGGAGAACTACTTCATGATGCAAA TTTTGGTTTGTTTGAAGCCATGTCAGCCATCGAGATGATGGACCCCAAGATGGATGCTGGGATGATCAGTCATAAAACAGGACACAAGGTACTAGACTTTGAGCAGTCTATAGCAGCTGGCAGGGTGAAGATCAAAGACTTGGAACTACCGGAATTGATTGGTATTATAGATACAACACTGGCTTGTATG ACTACCTGGTTAGAAGGCCATTCCTTGGCACAGACAGTGTTTACCAATCTTTACACACATAACCCAGATCTTATTGAAGACAGGTGTCTTAGAGCATTCACAGTAGCAATACTCAAGATAGTTGATATCATCAAGGATAAAGTCATTAGAGCAG GTGTATTTGAAGAG GAGGATTTTCAGTCATTAACATACGGTTTCAAGCTAGCTCATAACATTACAGAGTTGCGAGTGTCTGGAATGCTGAAGGAGGTTGAGGAAGAATACAATAGAAGAATAAAA AATACCAGGTCAAGACAGGGAGAAGAAAGAGATGCAGCAAAAGAGTTGGAG caTGAGCAATGTATAGCAGTGCAATCAAGGATCAAATTCTGTCGCATGTTTTATATGGCACTCTTGTCTTTTAATAAGAAAGAG GTGAAGTCAGGTGTAGAGGAAGCTCGTAAGCTACTGTTACAAGCATCTGACTTATTACCAGCCCTACGCAAATCCATTCATCTAGGAATACAACCAGTAGACCAAGAACCTACAGAGGGTCAGTCTTCAG ACCATGCTGTAATCATGGGATTTGAGCCATTGGTCAACCAGAGGCTACTTCCACCAACATTTCCACGCTATTCCAAGATCTTAGACAGTAACGCTGCAGTAGAATACTTTGAAGGACTTGTAGCAAGACTAAAGGCTGTGTGTGATGTTATTGCACTCAACTCATTTCATGTTGTACTG GATTTCTTTTCAGATTTCAGCAAGCAGTGTCCATGCGTGTTATCTCGTTCCATTCTACAGCTCATCTTCTTGCCATACGCCAATAAGAAAGTCTATGGTATAGAAATGTTGCCTGATGTGTTGAGGGATTGCATACGTATGTTTGTCTGTCCTCCTGCATTGGCTGCTAAGTCACCATTATATAATAACTCACATGCCAAGGAAATGGTGGATTCACTGCTGCTGCATTCTGTCAGA CCTATGTGCACCTTGGTACAAATACAAGGCCATAATCATGCCAGACAGAGAGATAAACTTGGACAGGTCCTGGAGGAACTAGCCACCTTGCAAGAAGAG GCTGAGAAAGTGGATGCTAATCTTCACAGTTTACTGAGTAAAGCTGAGCCTAAGCGTTCATACCAAGCATGCTTTGGTAGCTGGGTTATGTACCACACACTGAGAGTCATGATTAGACATGTCCTGTCAGGATTCGAACTAGAGCTCTATGCAACTCATGAATACCATTATATATTCTG GTACTTAGCAGATTTCTTGTATGCATGGTTTATCTCCACGGTAACAAGGGCAGACAGCATGCTTCAAGAACATGAGACGTCATATTTGGATACACCACCCAAGGGTAGGAGCAACAAAAAGAAGAATAAACGCAAGAAGACAAGGCCACTTGAGAAGGAGCTAATGCAGGCACAAGGGCTACAGACCCTATGCTCTGCTTATTATAAG GCTGTTGTTGGTTTCACACTTGATGGCAAATTAAAGAGACCCAACTGTGAGTTTGACAATGAAAAGGTGCGTTTTGAGCATCGATTTGGCAACTTTGCCAATGTACTGACGCCCCCACTTGTGCAATATGAACAATTCCTTGAGGTGACTGACACCAGGAAGTTTGACCAGCCTCCAACTGCATTAGACATGTACTATGCGGCATGCAAGTTATTTATGCAAGCGTCAGCCGTGCTGGAGAAAATTCCTAATCCTTCCACTGAG cTGAGCAGCATCGTACGTGTAGCCAAGACCAACATGGTAGTGCTGAAGCTGCTGATGGGAGGCCACAAAAGGGACTCACACCACCCTCCTGATTTTGAATTCACCACTAATAAAACTTTTCCAATAATAAAACTGAAGTGA
- the LOC140171211 gene encoding N-alpha-acetyltransferase 35, NatC auxiliary subunit-like isoform X1 — protein MIECKVRQSTTMATSEPANGSLDPKPVPHNGGTLSAMPEVKYNWKDITEDFVSCTSDLKLGELLHDANFGLFEAMSAIEMMDPKMDAGMISHKTGHKVLDFEQSIAAGRVKIKDLELPELIGIIDTTLACMTTWLEGHSLAQTVFTNLYTHNPDLIEDRCLRAFTVAILKIVDIIKDKVIRAGVFEEEDFQSLTYGFKLAHNITELRVSGMLKEVEEEYNRRIKNTRSRQGEERDAAKELEHEQCIAVQSRIKFCRMFYMALLSFNKKEVKSGVEEARKLLLQASDLLPALRKSIHLGIQPVDQEPTEGQSSDHAVIMGFEPLVNQRLLPPTFPRYSKILDSNAAVEYFEGLVARLKAVCDVIALNSFHVVLDFFSDFSKQCPCVLSRSILQLIFLPYANKKVYGIEMLPDVLRDCIRMFVCPPALAAKSPLYNNSHAKEMVDSLLLHSVRPMCTLVQIQGHNHARQRDKLGQVLEELATLQEEAEKVDANLHSLLSKAEPKRSYQACFGSWVMYHTLRVMIRHVLSGFELELYATHEYHYIFWYLADFLYAWFISTVTRADSMLQEHETSYLDTPPKGRSNKKKNKRKKTRPLEKELMQAQGLQTLCSAYYKAVVGFTLDGKLKRPNCEFDNEKVRFEHRFGNFANVLTPPLVQYEQFLEVTDTRKFDQPPTALDMYYAACKLFMQASAVLEKIPNPSTELSSIVRVAKTNMVVLKLLMGGHKRDSHHPPDFEFTTNKTFPIIKLK, from the exons GTCACTTGATCCAAAACCAGTACCACATAATGGAGGCACACTTTCAG CTATGCCTGAGGTGAAGTATAACTGGAAGGATATCACAGAAGACTTTGTCAGCTGTACATCAGATCTTAAACTGGGAGAACTACTTCATGATGCAAA TTTTGGTTTGTTTGAAGCCATGTCAGCCATCGAGATGATGGACCCCAAGATGGATGCTGGGATGATCAGTCATAAAACAGGACACAAGGTACTAGACTTTGAGCAGTCTATAGCAGCTGGCAGGGTGAAGATCAAAGACTTGGAACTACCGGAATTGATTGGTATTATAGATACAACACTGGCTTGTATG ACTACCTGGTTAGAAGGCCATTCCTTGGCACAGACAGTGTTTACCAATCTTTACACACATAACCCAGATCTTATTGAAGACAGGTGTCTTAGAGCATTCACAGTAGCAATACTCAAGATAGTTGATATCATCAAGGATAAAGTCATTAGAGCAGGTGTCTTTGAAGAG GAGGATTTTCAGTCATTAACATACGGTTTCAAGCTAGCTCATAACATTACAGAGTTGCGAGTGTCTGGAATGCTGAAGGAGGTTGAGGAAGAATACAATAGAAGAATAAAA AATACCAGGTCAAGACAGGGAGAAGAAAGAGATGCAGCAAAAGAGTTGGAG caTGAGCAATGTATAGCAGTGCAATCAAGGATCAAATTCTGTCGCATGTTTTATATGGCACTCTTGTCTTTTAATAAGAAAGAG GTGAAGTCAGGTGTAGAGGAAGCTCGTAAGCTACTGTTACAAGCATCTGACTTATTACCAGCCCTACGCAAATCCATTCATCTAGGAATACAACCAGTAGACCAAGAACCTACAGAGGGTCAGTCTTCAG ACCATGCTGTAATCATGGGATTTGAGCCATTGGTCAACCAGAGGCTACTTCCACCAACATTTCCACGCTATTCCAAGATCTTAGACAGTAACGCTGCAGTAGAATACTTTGAAGGACTTGTAGCAAGACTAAAGGCTGTGTGTGATGTTATTGCACTCAACTCATTTCATGTTGTACTG GATTTCTTTTCAGATTTCAGCAAGCAGTGTCCATGCGTGTTATCTCGTTCCATTCTACAGCTCATCTTCTTGCCATACGCCAATAAGAAAGTCTATGGTATAGAAATGTTGCCTGATGTGTTGAGGGATTGCATACGTATGTTTGTCTGTCCTCCTGCATTGGCTGCTAAGTCACCATTATATAATAACTCACATGCCAAGGAAATGGTGGATTCACTGCTGCTGCATTCTGTCAGA CCTATGTGCACCTTGGTACAAATACAAGGCCATAATCATGCCAGACAGAGAGATAAACTTGGACAGGTCCTGGAGGAACTAGCCACCTTGCAAGAAGAG GCTGAGAAAGTGGATGCTAATCTTCACAGTTTACTGAGTAAAGCTGAGCCTAAGCGTTCATACCAAGCATGCTTTGGTAGCTGGGTTATGTACCACACACTGAGAGTCATGATTAGACATGTCCTGTCAGGATTCGAACTAGAGCTCTATGCAACTCATGAATACCATTATATATTCTG GTACTTAGCAGATTTCTTGTATGCATGGTTTATCTCCACGGTAACAAGGGCAGACAGCATGCTTCAAGAACATGAGACGTCATATTTGGATACACCACCCAAGGGTAGGAGCAACAAAAAGAAGAATAAACGCAAGAAGACAAGGCCACTTGAGAAGGAGCTAATGCAGGCACAAGGGCTACAGACCCTATGCTCTGCTTATTATAAG GCTGTTGTTGGTTTCACACTTGATGGCAAATTAAAGAGACCCAACTGTGAGTTTGACAATGAAAAGGTGCGTTTTGAGCATCGATTTGGCAACTTTGCCAATGTACTGACGCCCCCACTTGTGCAATATGAACAATTCCTTGAGGTGACTGACACCAGGAAGTTTGACCAGCCTCCAACTGCATTAGACATGTACTATGCGGCATGCAAGTTATTTATGCAAGCGTCAGCCGTGCTGGAGAAAATTCCTAATCCTTCCACTGAG cTGAGCAGCATCGTACGTGTAGCCAAGACCAACATGGTAGTGCTGAAGCTGCTGATGGGAGGCCACAAAAGGGACTCACACCACCCTCCTGATTTTGAATTCACCACTAATAAAACTTTTCCAATAATAAAACTGAAGTGA